In a genomic window of uncultured Sphaerochaeta sp.:
- a CDS encoding YihY/virulence factor BrkB family protein, which translates to MAFRSVIQQNLKRLGLFYATVFRQAMKDNILNSASGLVYSTLLAIVPALTFIFTFFNALGVLEPLIAFLSEWLTELAGVQAGGELMTLLTRYTRNATSLGVVGLISFLVTMVLLINKVWTVINHIYRSSRSRNPVRRFAGYITFLIVASLLLAAYVSVQSVLTTWYLDLLGVSMGRWSSALQSIAPALIVALVLFLLIYFVPNTKVRFNAAFLGSLSGVLVITIFSKFTTLLTNLATNFSVIYGSFAAVFLFLFFCYVFWATVFFSVELAYVHQFRPDATSFRGLPQSPSLQLSEGTNIMMLIGSNFREGRGATSTKEMLDRLAIPFNRLQGFLDLLTQLDFITSTNSSRTSFIPKQPLESLRMQELVMGLYGLANIDEVEHDTAGEAVAQQVQDHGIASLGNLTIENLLQRI; encoded by the coding sequence ATGGCTTTCAGGTCTGTGATACAGCAAAACCTCAAACGACTGGGCCTTTTCTATGCTACGGTTTTCCGGCAGGCGATGAAGGACAACATCCTCAACTCTGCCTCGGGTCTTGTCTATTCAACCCTGCTTGCCATAGTTCCTGCCCTTACGTTCATCTTTACCTTCTTCAATGCCTTGGGAGTTCTTGAGCCCTTGATAGCATTTCTTTCTGAGTGGCTCACTGAGCTTGCCGGGGTACAGGCTGGGGGTGAGTTGATGACGTTGCTCACACGCTATACCCGCAATGCAACCAGCCTCGGCGTGGTGGGCCTCATCTCGTTCCTGGTTACCATGGTGTTGTTGATCAACAAGGTCTGGACGGTGATCAACCACATCTATCGTTCCTCACGGTCGAGAAATCCTGTGAGACGGTTTGCCGGCTACATCACCTTCCTCATTGTGGCAAGCTTGCTTCTGGCTGCCTATGTCAGCGTACAGTCTGTGCTCACCACGTGGTATCTGGACTTGCTCGGGGTAAGCATGGGGCGCTGGTCTTCGGCACTGCAGTCCATCGCACCGGCACTCATTGTTGCACTGGTCCTTTTCTTGCTCATATACTTTGTCCCCAATACCAAGGTTCGGTTCAATGCCGCGTTCCTCGGCAGTCTTTCCGGGGTGCTGGTCATTACCATCTTCAGCAAATTCACGACGTTGCTTACCAATCTGGCAACCAACTTTTCCGTCATTTACGGTTCGTTTGCTGCGGTCTTCCTGTTTCTCTTTTTCTGCTATGTGTTCTGGGCCACGGTCTTTTTCAGTGTTGAGCTAGCCTATGTCCATCAGTTCCGCCCCGATGCAACAAGTTTCCGAGGCTTGCCCCAAAGCCCATCTCTGCAGCTCTCGGAAGGAACCAACATCATGATGCTCATCGGCAGCAACTTCCGCGAAGGACGGGGTGCCACTTCCACCAAGGAGATGCTGGACAGGCTTGCCATCCCGTTCAATCGCCTGCAAGGCTTTCTCGATCTGCTGACACAGTTGGATTTCATCACATCCACAAACAGCAGCAGGACCAGCTTCATCCCCAAGCAACCCTTGGAAAGTCTGAGAATGCAGGAGCTGGTGATGGGTCTGTACGGTCTCGCGAACATCGATGAAGTGGAGCACGATACGGCAGGGGAAGCAGTGGCCCAGCAGGTGCAGGACCACGGTATTGCGTCTCTGGGAAACCTTACCATCGAGAATCTGCTGCAACGGATCTAG
- a CDS encoding ZIP family metal transporter, translated as MSNNPVFLAFLATMGTWAMTALGAALVFFFKTIKAHVMNSMLGFASGVMIAASFWSLLAPAIEIAEGGKVPAYLVASIGFLLGGGFLWLSDHLLPHAHIGSKQGDEEGLPTHLRRSILLVLSITLHNFPEGLAVGVAIGSAAIIGGDSMMGALVVAIGIGLQNLPEGAAVSIPLRRENLSRRKAFFYGQASGIVEPLGGVLGALLVTQMQPILPYALSFAAGAMIYVVVEELIPESQAEKGDHKGIHYATFGTMLGFVTMMVLDVALG; from the coding sequence ATGAGTAACAATCCGGTATTTCTGGCGTTCCTTGCCACCATGGGCACCTGGGCAATGACTGCTTTGGGCGCAGCGCTTGTGTTCTTTTTCAAGACAATCAAAGCCCACGTCATGAACAGCATGCTTGGCTTTGCCAGCGGAGTCATGATAGCAGCCTCTTTCTGGTCCCTGCTTGCCCCTGCCATAGAGATAGCGGAGGGAGGGAAGGTCCCCGCCTACCTCGTTGCGTCAATCGGATTTCTGCTTGGCGGAGGGTTTCTCTGGCTCAGCGACCACCTCCTCCCCCATGCACACATCGGCTCAAAGCAAGGCGATGAGGAGGGGTTGCCAACACATCTCAGGCGATCCATCCTTCTGGTGCTTTCGATCACGTTGCACAACTTCCCCGAAGGGTTGGCAGTGGGAGTGGCCATCGGCTCTGCAGCAATCATCGGCGGAGACAGCATGATGGGTGCTTTGGTGGTTGCCATAGGTATCGGACTGCAGAATCTTCCCGAGGGAGCAGCAGTCTCCATTCCGCTTCGCAGGGAAAATCTGAGCCGGCGCAAGGCCTTCTTCTACGGCCAGGCTTCCGGCATTGTGGAACCCCTGGGGGGAGTGCTTGGCGCCCTTTTGGTCACCCAGATGCAACCCATTCTTCCCTATGCCCTTTCCTTCGCGGCAGGGGCCATGATCTATGTGGTGGTTGAGGAGCTGATACCTGAGTCCCAGGCAGAAAAAGGTGACCACAAGGGCATCCACTATGCAACGTTCGGGACTATGCTCGGCTTTGTGACCATGATGGTTCTGGATGTGGCCTTGGGCTAG
- a CDS encoding aldehyde ferredoxin oxidoreductase N-terminal domain-containing protein, protein MKKKRALAYPYRHRSILHIDIGSETYSQIPLEEDEAKALLGGRLLALTLWERFAQFDELDQKSYERGNPVVFAPGAGVDTPLSCCTSFTVVTKSPVTGALSITSAASSLAQAIVDCGYSALVITGRARRLSSFSISEGKVGFSSSEELHDQLTTEVAKRSNAAHVVAIGPAGEHLVSHASLYANGQNITRGGVGLVFGMKNIKYFTLHPHLQGRDSYDSERMGKLSTSLLKEMNSTKIGRTIAEQGSIALLQKANHHGWAAIDTYSTRIDGRLWGLCPRSCEQQMDAKVPACPACTERNALDLESGMALGSNLELFDSRSVQQLVTRCLENGLDPVSVGSVLAWARKCRQDGLLGFLPDMQRSSAMVYLRLIDAMAFGRGTGEQLGKSLGELVSLYGGFEHAYMVQNLPLQPYDYRALPVQATLAAIGDETLVVGELLWGNRYRRGNERRLASWALSAQTLGIAMEGVGFCHWASVSHFAHPLLHFPHFKREKRLLSQLSELASLSEGYEIDSSWMMSYARTCLKKQREITYRLRGKTGPYGELPDQLLVNGKSNFRAAQVVPLARLLDAYWSLSSKKSYWRDGKKRSSSKARTETPSPSKMA, encoded by the coding sequence ATGAAAAAGAAGCGTGCATTGGCGTATCCCTATCGCCATCGTTCGATACTGCATATAGATATTGGCTCTGAGACGTATTCTCAGATTCCCCTGGAAGAAGATGAGGCGAAAGCCTTGCTCGGCGGGCGTCTGCTTGCCCTCACCCTGTGGGAACGATTTGCCCAATTCGACGAATTGGATCAGAAGAGTTATGAAAGAGGCAATCCGGTGGTTTTTGCACCGGGGGCCGGGGTCGACACGCCCCTAAGCTGTTGCACATCCTTTACCGTGGTCACCAAAAGTCCGGTCACCGGAGCTCTTTCCATCACCAGCGCAGCCTCCTCCCTCGCCCAGGCAATTGTGGATTGCGGCTATAGCGCTTTGGTCATCACCGGTCGGGCCAGACGGCTTTCCTCCTTCTCCATCTCAGAGGGAAAGGTTGGGTTTTCCAGCTCAGAGGAGTTGCACGACCAGCTCACCACAGAAGTGGCAAAGCGCTCGAATGCCGCACATGTGGTTGCAATAGGACCTGCAGGGGAGCACTTGGTAAGCCATGCTTCCCTCTATGCAAACGGTCAGAACATCACCCGTGGCGGGGTGGGGTTGGTGTTCGGGATGAAGAACATCAAATACTTCACCCTTCACCCCCACTTGCAGGGTCGGGACAGCTATGATTCCGAGCGTATGGGAAAGCTTTCCACCTCCCTGCTCAAGGAAATGAACAGCACGAAAATTGGGAGAACCATTGCTGAGCAAGGTTCCATCGCGTTGCTGCAAAAGGCCAATCATCATGGGTGGGCTGCCATCGATACATACTCTACGCGCATCGATGGTCGTCTCTGGGGGCTCTGTCCTCGTTCATGTGAACAGCAGATGGATGCCAAAGTGCCAGCCTGTCCTGCCTGTACCGAGAGAAACGCTCTTGATCTGGAAAGTGGAATGGCTCTTGGTTCGAATCTGGAGCTGTTTGACAGCAGGAGCGTACAACAACTGGTGACCCGCTGCCTTGAGAACGGCCTCGACCCGGTGAGTGTCGGTTCTGTGCTTGCATGGGCGCGAAAATGCCGTCAGGATGGGCTATTGGGCTTCCTGCCCGATATGCAGCGTTCTTCGGCAATGGTCTACTTGCGCTTGATCGATGCCATGGCTTTCGGCCGAGGTACTGGTGAGCAACTGGGCAAGAGTCTTGGGGAATTGGTTTCCCTCTATGGGGGTTTTGAGCACGCCTATATGGTGCAGAACCTTCCCTTGCAGCCTTACGACTACCGAGCCCTTCCGGTGCAGGCTACGCTTGCTGCCATCGGGGATGAGACACTGGTAGTGGGCGAGCTCTTGTGGGGCAATCGCTACAGGCGTGGCAATGAGCGGAGGCTCGCCTCCTGGGCACTCAGTGCGCAGACCCTTGGCATCGCAATGGAAGGGGTGGGGTTCTGCCATTGGGCATCGGTATCGCACTTTGCACATCCTTTGTTGCACTTCCCGCACTTCAAGCGCGAAAAGAGACTTCTCTCCCAGCTTTCCGAACTGGCGTCCTTATCTGAGGGATATGAGATTGACAGTTCGTGGATGATGAGCTATGCACGGACATGCCTGAAAAAGCAGCGTGAGATCACCTATCGCCTTCGTGGGAAGACCGGACCGTACGGAGAGCTCCCGGACCAACTGCTGGTGAACGGAAAGAGCAATTTCCGTGCTGCCCAAGTGGTCCCCCTAGCCCGTCTGCTCGATGCCTATTGGTCGCTTTCTTCGAAGAAATCGTATTGGAGGGATGGCAAGAAGCGGTCGTCGTCAAAGGCTCGTACCGAAACTCCTTCACCGTCCAAGATGGCATAA
- a CDS encoding YfcE family phosphodiesterase, with product MTPTYLITSDIHGSLRVLERLLEKARRFNAEAILIAGDLCPSDNPLFSALLHQEIPMHLVRGNCDSSYEFSNASLNLPPLVWRAPWKGRGLVMTHGDRYPSPYGLDLRKGDIFLYGHTHVPKVQLDADGILLLNPGSPTYPRTSLGPSYAILDGEGVSVRAFDDDRFLPSLQYDFFEESDQ from the coding sequence GTGACTCCAACCTACCTGATTACCAGTGACATTCATGGCTCTTTGCGGGTTCTCGAACGCCTGCTTGAAAAGGCACGGAGGTTCAACGCAGAGGCCATCCTGATTGCAGGAGATCTCTGTCCATCGGACAACCCGCTTTTCTCGGCACTCCTGCATCAGGAGATCCCTATGCATCTGGTACGGGGAAACTGTGACAGTTCCTACGAATTCTCCAACGCATCCCTGAACCTGCCTCCCTTGGTGTGGAGAGCTCCATGGAAAGGGAGAGGACTGGTTATGACGCATGGGGACCGATACCCCTCCCCCTACGGACTTGACCTCAGGAAAGGGGATATTTTCCTCTATGGGCATACGCATGTACCAAAAGTACAGCTGGATGCAGACGGCATCCTGTTGCTCAACCCTGGCTCTCCAACCTATCCCAGAACCAGTCTGGGACCCAGTTATGCCATCTTGGACGGTGAAGGAGTTTCGGTACGAGCCTTTGACGACGACCGCTTCTTGCCATCCCTCCAATACGATTTCTTCGAAGAAAGCGACCAATAG
- a CDS encoding alpha/beta hydrolase → MSSIRELECSDGKSVWYRVWIPSDSQVEAVLLILHGMAEHSLRYERFATYLNAKGIAVYAPDHRGHGETAVRSSDTLGWFAEREGWQRVVDDAYELTNVILSEFPRKPLFLLGHSMGSFLARTLMVQHSDLFDGVVIMGTGPSQGLLGKVGKMLAKNHVSKYGSKHPDTLLDKMSFGSYNKKITRPQTPFDWLSRDKEQVARYIDDPLCGFVCTSKFFDDLLDGVEMANDRARARKLPADLSLLVISGEKDPVGGYGKGVRKVYELYRESNISDITLHLVPEARHELLQETNRLSTKEYLYSWMSQRI, encoded by the coding sequence ATGTCATCCATCAGAGAGCTGGAATGCAGTGATGGGAAATCAGTGTGGTACCGCGTCTGGATCCCTTCTGACTCCCAGGTTGAGGCGGTACTTCTCATTTTGCATGGTATGGCAGAACATAGTCTTCGCTATGAACGCTTTGCAACCTATCTCAACGCCAAGGGGATTGCAGTGTATGCACCCGATCATCGTGGACATGGAGAAACTGCCGTTCGCAGCTCCGATACCCTTGGATGGTTTGCCGAACGCGAAGGCTGGCAGCGGGTGGTCGATGATGCATATGAGCTGACCAATGTCATCCTCTCCGAATTTCCCAGGAAACCTCTCTTTCTTCTTGGTCACAGTATGGGCTCATTTCTTGCCCGGACGCTCATGGTGCAACACTCAGATCTCTTCGACGGTGTGGTGATCATGGGTACCGGCCCAAGCCAAGGCCTTTTGGGAAAAGTCGGAAAGATGCTGGCAAAGAATCATGTTTCCAAGTATGGGTCCAAACACCCCGATACACTGTTGGACAAGATGAGTTTCGGGTCCTACAACAAAAAGATTACGAGGCCACAGACGCCTTTCGACTGGCTGAGCCGTGACAAAGAGCAGGTTGCCCGGTATATCGACGATCCTCTGTGCGGTTTTGTCTGTACTTCCAAATTTTTCGATGATCTGCTGGATGGGGTGGAAATGGCAAATGACCGCGCTCGTGCAAGGAAACTCCCTGCCGATCTCTCCCTTTTGGTCATAAGTGGGGAGAAGGATCCCGTAGGTGGCTACGGCAAGGGCGTCCGAAAGGTCTACGAACTCTATCGGGAGAGCAATATCAGTGATATCACCCTCCACTTGGTTCCCGAGGCACGCCATGAGCTGCTGCAGGAGACCAACAGGCTTTCCACAAAGGAGTACCTGTACTCCTGGATGAGCCAAAGGATCTAG